Part of the Betta splendens chromosome 17, fBetSpl5.4, whole genome shotgun sequence genome, taggctttcttgtagtcgatccaggctgtgcactggttggtgtgtcgcactctgcagtcttgggcataTTCCCATAtttggtccatacaacacagatcatcttatcacctttctagaaactctctacagagatctcaacCCTGAAGAATATAGGGGTCAGAGTGGggatcacctgccaaagtaaagtatgtgatagtttgggacaatgtgaatTTTCATCACTTCAACATCATCAGGCAATGGTTAGCAGCCCACAACAAGAAGCGGATGGAGTTCGTCTCACCCTACTCCCCAttccctaaccctaacccccaaAGAATTTTTCTCAGCATTGAGATGGAAAGTTTATGATCGCCAGCCACATACACAAATGACCCGCCTGGCTGCCATGGATGCAACGTGTGAAGACATCACAGCAGACGCCTGCAGAGGCTGGATAAGACACTAAAAGATTCTTTCCACGCTGCATCGCAAGAGATGATATTTGCTGTGATGTGGATGAGAATGTGTGGGCAACACACAGGAAAGACAGGAGGTGTAGGAGGACAACACCAATTCCTAGAGCCATGTACAGTTTTACAGAATATTGTCctattttcacatttatttgtactttttcccctttgtgttactgtttgcaatgttttttttctacattgtaTGACATGGTCAATCAACAATTTATAATAATTGTCATAAAAACTGTAGCCATAGTTTACATCAAAACCTCCCTCCAAAGTACACAgttatattgacaacatgaaGTAAtgaagtaatttgactgtcttgtttgtAGACAACGACTCAAGGACATTCTGATGGCACAGACATGTTTAATGACATCGAAACGTagttttgagagatgaactaaagattttgagtgTTACAGGCTTTTGCTAAAAAATCATAGTGTTTTGCTGTtcgtacaaattgttttgagaaatgcacaaatatatttgcaaacttcaactctgatctgagaattgtactaaagccactgagaaaaactgtaacacaCACTCCCTTCAGACGGTGGCGGTAATGAGCCTCCAAACGGTTCGACAACGGTTAATAAACATCGGaagaagaaaaactgaaaacttCCGGTTTTTATCGACACGCGTTCAAAAGCGTTTCCACGCTGTGAACCAACAGTAACCGGTAacaaaaatgaattaataactCATCTGGATATATGTCAAGGTTGTTTACGTTGCAGATGTGTAGTTGACCCGGACGGTTTAGTCTTTTAACTTGTGGCTGTGTTTATTTGAACATGAGGCCAGCGTTGCTGTTACCCAGCGGTTAAAGCCCTGATTCACAGATGTTTCACAATGTCCTTCATAAAACAGTAGTAACAATAAGTGCCTTATTACATCAAGTGTGTACTATTTAAATGTTATGCTTCCAGTTTTAAAACTTttatacttttttattttatgttgtatAATTTGGTAAATAGAGGACGTAAACACTTCACAGTGTCATGTAAATCACATGTTGGTAGGTCACAATGTTGGCAAAGCCCGAGGAACGACAGTCACAgaaagaggggggaggaaaCAAGAGGAGACATCATGGAGATCgtcaggaaggaggagagaagaggactAAAGGAGAAAAAGACGCAGGGGAAGGTGAAGACAAAGTCATGGTGCACCTGGATGCTCCGAGCGTGGGCTACTTCCGCAGGGTTGGAGAGAGACTCGCTGAAGGCTTTGAAGACAATGAGGAGAGAGGTGAGGGTCAAAGTTCACAGCACTGTTCAAACTATGTGAAACCGGCATTGTAGCGTTACTGTAAGTTgttgaatgtactgtacagagtGGCTTCTCCAGCACTATGtagctttttgttttgaaagtgaCAGTGTGTTTGACAACTGTTGATCATGGTCAGCGTTATGTAGCATTCATATTTATTCTCTCATAGTCTAAAGTTCTTTACAGACATCTTTTAGAGTTTTCCAGAGCTCCAGACGACTACGATGAGAAGTTAAACATCagtaaatgatgatgattaatgTGTCTTTGAAAATGTAATGTGTGACATTTGTCCTGTTTTACATGCTCTGTAGAAATGTTTGTGGAGAATGTACTCTCTGAAGTTAAAGGCAAAGCCAGCCTGGTGGCCATGGACCGAACAGGAAGCATCACCCTGCAGCGCCTGCTGCCACTGTCCAGTCCCCAGCAGGTGGGGGAGGTGCTTTTAGAACTGGGTGGAGAATCAGGCTCAGACTTTAAGGCGGTTTGTTGTGACCGGTGTGGAGGCCATGTAGTGGAAAGTGCAGTCCGACAGGCATCGAGGTGGATGGGTAAGATGTGTTCTGCTCCTTAGAGAGAAGAGTGACCTGATAATGCAAGAAACCCACTAGTGAATCTTTCTTGTGTCTCTTATCTCTAGAGTCTTCACAGAAGGACTCATCGGATgcaaaagaagaggaggaagaggagagctgTGGAGTGCTGGAGGCCCAGGTGTTGTCTTTGAGTCAGGTCATCAGAGACGACTGTGCAGAGTTCATCAAACATGTTCACGGCTCACATGTGGTCCGCACAGTTCTAAATGTCCTGGCCGGCTGTGTTGGACCTCCACGcatcgagtcacgtccaggtaaACACTCACACAAACCTCAGATCTTTTTATTTGTCTTCCTTCATATTGGTAAATAATCATGGATCTAGGAAGTCATGTAGAGCACCTTGTTTCTGACTTCTAATAAGCAGATTGCTGTATTTGTTCAAGGCGAACATCAGGGATAATGACATCCCTAAAAATATGACTTGGGTATTTGTGATGCAAATTGCAACAATCAGATACTAAGCgttttaaaatactgtaattgcctccatcactgtgtcactgctgcagctctagTTACATACTGTGTTGACAAATGGGTCAATCAGTATGCCTGACTCTGAAAAGTAGCTTCCTGTGGTGCCTGTGCTTCTTTCACCTCACATTGTAACTTTGCCTGACATCACAATTAACTTAACTTTACTGTAGTGACTCCTTCCTGTCGTCTTGTTCTCTACTTTATTTTGAGATAAGTGAATTTGACCATAGTGATTTGTGGCTTAGTAAGTGATTGTGATGTTGTTTTTGTCTAGGATGTAAAGACCGCTATGTTGCTCCTAAGCTGACTGACTTTGAGCTTCCCACATCGTTTTGGTACGAGCTCAAAAGCCTCACGGAGACATTGATGGAGAACATTAATCGTGAGTCAACTTTTTCATGAGCCCATCTATGACCAAAGACACGCTGTTCTTTAACGTTTATCTCAAAGGGAAGTTGTTAGCCAATATATACTTATTTACTGTACGTATTTCATTTAGCATTGTGACAAGAGTCATGTTTTATTTGCTCAAAGGACCTTTTTATAATAACCAACCAGTACTAAGAAGGTGTGGTTCTTGAATCATGATATTTTACCTTTATGTGAAGAAAAGGGTATTTGCCATTTTGCACAATGATATGTGTCCTCtacatttaacccatcccctggtgGAGCAGTGGGCGGCTGCGCAGTGTGCCCAGGAAGCTAAAGTGTCTTACTGTGACTTGCTCGAGAACACACATGAACCTGGGACCTTTCGTTTCCCGAACCAACGCTGTACAAGCTGAGTTACTAAGCCACCAAAAGATAATAAGAAGGGGTATAAGAGAAAGATCAAAACAAAGATTAGTCATCTTTTATTTACCGtaccatcgcagggcaacacacagacagacagccattcacacacacacactcacacactcacagctacgggcaattcagagtgaccaatcaacctaatgcatgtttttggaccgtgggaggaagccggagaacccacggGAACAGGGGAAGagcatgcaaactccacacaggaaTCAAACGCAggcccttctcgctgtgaggtgacagtgctacccactgcaccaccgtgccgctcCTAACTTCTTAACAATCAATAGAAAAACCTTTAATGGCTGTCATAGCAATTAAACACTTGCTAACCAGCTTTTTGCATGTCTCCATTGGTATATTTGACCATTGATCTTTAGCGATGAGCTCCAACCCTTTCAGATTGGAGGGTCTtctgaataaatgaaaagtGATGATACTTAGTGACATGAATTTTAGTTGGGGTATGAATAATTAGGGCTTGACTGTCATTAACATATTTTTTGCTTTCACCACTTTTTCTATACTCAAGACATGAGTTGTTGAACAATGAAATGTTTGAAACACGATTCCTTTTGAATTGGCAGAAAGAGTGTTTGTATGTCTCTCCTTCTAGTGAGTGTGACTGATACTGTTGCCAGTGCAGTGTTCCAGTCCATGTTGACTGTGTGTCACAGAAAACGACCTAAACTCTGCAACCAGCTTCTCAGACGCATCACTGAGTATCTAACAAGTCACAGCGCTGCTCCTGGAGTTAGGTCAGAGACGTTATTATCCATTTTGtgtctgcaaacacaaaagtgcattatatatatatatatatatatatatatatatatatatatatatacaaacacatatacatatatatttgatttgttaattgtttattgttttgtttctccttAGTCCTCTCCTGGTTTTCCTGAAGGACCCAGTTTCCAGTCACCTCATTGAAACAATCATACAACTGTCCAGGAAGTCACTCCTACGCAACCTCTACAAGAACCATCTCAGGGGTCAGCTGGTCGACTTAGCCCTTCATCCAATAGCCAACTTCCCTATACAGAGGCTGACTGCGGCCTCTGCCAAGTACAAGATGGTAGGTCATGGCACTTGGTTGAGGACAGGGGGTGGTCGTTTGCAGATGTTACTGATAGTGACGCATGGCCTCCTCTACCGGCTTCTTCCCCTAAAGTTCCTGGGGCTGTTTGATGAGCTGGTGCAAGGTTTGGAGGCCATCTTGGCTGCTGGCCACATGGGTGTGATCGTGCAACTGGCCGAGAGCTGTGGTGAAAGTGAAGAGAAGCAGGATGAGTTGATGCAGTGCCTTCTGCATGTAAGCCTCACTGTGTTTGCCTTCAAGTTGTTAATTATCTCGTAATAGCACTCGTTTTCTGACTTGCGGCGATTTAATGGACCCCTGTGGGTGTGTTCCCCCCCCAGGCGTTCCACTGTGCTGAGCCTGGCTCTCGACACGTCAcctgcctccctctcttcaTGTCCCTACTCACCTATGAGGTGTACTACCACACTGACACAGCAGAGGGCAACACACAGCCAGAGGTAAGTGTCTCTCCACAAGTCAAATCATTTGTGGcctaattttaattatagtctTGACATTTCAACTGAATTAGTGTGAGAGGAGGCCCACAAAGCTCTGAATACTAATGAACCCTGCAGAATATTGATGCTAGATAATGTTTGCAGATGCAGTGAGGTGTAACTGCGTTCCTCTTACTTCTAGGTTCCTCTGTCCTCCATCTGCTACCATGGCTCCAGGCTGGTCCAGGCACTGGCCAAGTTCAAGAACcgctctctgctcctcagcagccTGCGCACCCTGACCCCCGCTGACCTCCTGACACTGGCCACTGACCCCTCCGGCAGCCACGTCCTCCAGGCCCTCGTTACCAGCTGCAGTGACAAGGGCAGGGGCAAAGTCCTTAAGAGACTAGAGGTACAGAGTGACAGTGCTGGAATAGCAGGATACAAATTACTGATTGCAACTAATAATCAGCATTTAAAGTTAAAGGATCCATTAGGAAATGTCTCTATTTCATGTGTAATAACATACCCATTATTTTTGAGTTCATATGAAGTTTGGACTTCACTCTTATACACTGATCTGGCATAACCATAGCATTATGACCAACACAGCCTCTCTTTAGCTAGCAGGTTAAAATCTTGTTGTCAAAGTTGATGTTAGAAGCTGGAAAAATGGGCAGGCGTAAGAATTGCCTTCCAGTCAAGATGTCTTACGAAAGCACCAGTGGGCACGTAGGAAGGACCATGAACTGATGAAGAAGGTGCTCTGTTTCATGTAATGTAATACATGAAACAAGAGCACCTTCTTCTTTCTTGTGCAAAGATTCCTATACATTGCTTGGCACCAAAATGCATTACGGGAAAAAGGCATGCTGGCAGAGGCAGTGTGACGCTTTGGGCAACATCCTGCTAGGAAACCTTGGGTTGGCCCATTCATGTGGATGGACCACCTTCCTCTGCACTGTTGCAAACCATGCATGCTCTTCTCTGGAAACACTATCCTCCGAGTGACCCAGATCCATATTGACCCCACCTCACAACTCACAGGACAGGCTCACATTTTTATAGCAGCTAACACCACAGCCAAGTCCTAGTTCCATAATTATATCATACCGACAGAGTCATTCTGAGCGCATGAAGGACCATGTCAGCCTAATGTTAAACACTCACATTTATAATTCATGACAGATGCCTGAgctaacaaacaaaatgaacttTGTACTTTTGTTCCTCAATTAGTTTTTTTAGTGCTGTCGTGTTGATTCTGGGACTGAACCCAAGAATGTTTGAGTTCTACTGCAACTGCTGCTTATTACTTAGGCAGGACATATGAAGTCACCAGGCAAAAGTGAAGAACAGTATGTGGAAGGTTGACTCAAAGAAATAAGCTGATGAAGCCACATTTAGATTAGGAAGCATCCTCTAACATCACGCCTATTCTCCATGCTTCCTCTCGTCCTCCCAGGGCTTGTATGTCCGGATGGCGTGCTCTAGGCTGGGTAGTAGAGTGTTAGAGGCCATATGGAGCAGCGCGTCCATCAGTCAGAGGCAAAGCATTGCACAGGAATTAGGTAACGAACAGCTTTTAACTGTCTCTTGTGTTGGTCAGACGGCTGCTCCACACcttccttttctgtttcttttccaGCTCCAAGTGAAAGTCAGCTGAGGTCTGATCAGTTTGCTCGACACGTCTGGGCCAAATTTGCCCTCTCTCACTTCATACACAGAAGAGCAAACTGGCAGGAGATACAGAGCGGCGAGTCCAAGAAGCGCAAGCTGTTCAGTGACTTTCTTGAATGAAAAGTACATGTTTGTAAAATCATTATTTGCCTTGTAATGAgatataaaaaataacattgaaaattgtgtgtgtgtgtgtgtgtgtgtgtgtgtgtgtgtgtgtgtgtgtgtgtgtgtgtgtgtgtgtgtgtgtgtgtgtgtgtggactgaatGGCTGGGTCAGTATGGTGAGTAGAGCAGGGGGCAGTCACAGGTGTGTAGAGCTGGCTTGGTTGAAAGAGTGGGAGAAGCtgtggtccagagctgagggCATGGGATGGGGAGAGACAGAGATCCTGACACTTGCTTAATATTGGTTTTCAACACATTGGCTCATACAGCATATTTGTAATCTATTGTAATCCTGTACAATGCCAGCGATGCAGTGGTGAACAGAATGAGTAGGTGTTTGAATGTCTTTCTGCCACTTCCCAGTTTCTCCCTGTGCTTAGCTTGTCCAGTTCTGGGATACATGCCTATTATCATGTACGCTTTCAATCATTGTGCTAATATCTGAGTAAATCAATGTCATCCTGGAACAAAGAGCAGAACGTGATGCTCAGCTCCTCATTTTCATCTCTGCCACTTATTTTACTCCCTGGACATTATCCAGTACGTTACATCCATGCGTTCAGGAAAGGCTTAAATaagatcatttattatttatttatttattgaagcATCTAATCATAGTCTTGACAGTTTTTTCTACCATTAACCCTGTATTATATTAGCATCACTCGTCCTGATGGTTCACTTTGACCAAACCAGCTTTAATTACATGTGCTTCGCTCTGAACACAAGCAGTCTGAGTAATCCTCCCTTTTGTTGTTGGCTTATTATAGCTCTGTGGATGCCTAATCACCCCAAGACAAAAAGCAGATGAACAATGACCTTTGTGCTCTTTGAAAACCTGAAATCTTGTGGGTTCCCCTGAGATTCAGCGACGTTTCCTTCATGTGTCTGATCACAAGGGAGCTCAGACTGCAGCCTCCACACGCCCTCGTCCATCCACTACACAGATTCTTTCCCTTATTACCTCCTGCTAACATGCCTGCACCCACACACCAGCCAATATGCATCTCATTAGTTATGCGCAGCTCCGACTGAAAATAGAAAATAGTCTTTCTTTGGTGCAAAGTGAGGAGTAAGTTCGACAGGTTTTCACTGACACACAGTAGGTGGTTCTTCGTCTTTTAAGCTCCATCTGTCTTCCCTGCTCCCGGGAAGTATTATGTTGCCTGAAAATCACAGTAAATGCCCACAGAATGAGTCAGAGAGGGAGGATTTCTGTCACGATCTGAGAGACTGATAAGGAGTCGCAAAATGGAATTGGATCATATTGTCCTTGTTTCCCATTCTGTCTCCTGCAGGCTTCTGTGTAGCTGTCAAGCCCCTGCTATTATCTGACAGTATCCGAGCTGGTTAAATGGTAAAATCCTTTTTGTGTGAGTTTCCACGCAGATGTTTAGACGTATTGTTTCAAGCCCTGCCTCTGCTCCACTGCTTGTCTTTAATTCTTctaatggaggaaaaaaatctaaatcaactGTAGGAGATTTAAGGTGTGTTTAACCTGACCTGAAGTCTCCTCTGATGGACTGAGGGACCAAACCAGACAGATTGACTGCTTTAAAACCTCATCCCTAACAGCCTGCTTAGAGAATTCTCAATGACAGTGCTTCTGTGTAGCTTTTGTAGCAAACACAGCCATTATGTTATCATATTATTATTGCTTACCTAAACCTGAACACAAAGATCCGCCCCACTACCTCTCTCGCTCTTCctatctct contains:
- the LOC114844923 gene encoding nucleolar protein 9, coding for MLAKPEERQSQKEGGGNKRRHHGDRQEGGEKRTKGEKDAGEGEDKVMVHLDAPSVGYFRRVGERLAEGFEDNEEREMFVENVLSEVKGKASLVAMDRTGSITLQRLLPLSSPQQVGEVLLELGGESGSDFKAVCCDRCGGHVVESAVRQASRWMESSQKDSSDAKEEEEEESCGVLEAQVLSLSQVIRDDCAEFIKHVHGSHVVRTVLNVLAGCVGPPRIESRPGCKDRYVAPKLTDFELPTSFWYELKSLTETLMENINLSVTDTVASAVFQSMLTVCHRKRPKLCNQLLRRITEYLTSHSAAPGVSPLLVFLKDPVSSHLIETIIQLSRKSLLRNLYKNHLRGQLVDLALHPIANFPIQRLTAASAKYKMFLGLFDELVQGLEAILAAGHMGVIVQLAESCGESEEKQDELMQCLLHAFHCAEPGSRHVTCLPLFMSLLTYEVYYHTDTAEGNTQPEVPLSSICYHGSRLVQALAKFKNRSLLLSSLRTLTPADLLTLATDPSGSHVLQALVTSCSDKGRGKVLKRLEGLYVRMACSRLGSRVLEAIWSSASISQRQSIAQELAPSESQLRSDQFARHVWAKFALSHFIHRRANWQEIQSGESKKRKLFSDFLE